In a single window of the Acetivibrio clariflavus DSM 19732 genome:
- a CDS encoding vWA domain-containing protein, producing MTLQNWYFLLFIPLLIYLFFKRGKKSTLKFSSVKLLKSYGYKNTIKHKIGRYFILTSLILLVVAMARPQLPASNAPVTKQGIDIAIALDVSGSMQSVDFTPNRLEVARQTIQDFVDKRPNDRISLIVFAGTAYTRVPLTLDHNVVRESLQNVSFESVNEDGTAIGMAISVGLNRLKKSNSQSKVIILVTDGANNAGSINPETASELAKNYGIKIYTIGVGSDKTLIPREFFGITTYQQANDNLDEELLTRIAEKTHGKYYRAKDPEALSKVFADIDKFEKTEFEKDDFKQYIELAYILIAIALILLAIGIFLDRYYYIHIP from the coding sequence ATGACATTACAAAATTGGTATTTCCTTTTGTTTATACCTTTATTAATATATCTGTTTTTTAAGCGTGGAAAAAAGTCTACACTCAAATTTTCCAGTGTCAAGCTTTTAAAAAGCTATGGCTACAAAAATACCATTAAACATAAAATCGGCAGATATTTTATTCTTACAAGCCTTATACTGTTAGTTGTCGCAATGGCAAGACCTCAACTGCCTGCTTCAAACGCTCCTGTTACAAAACAGGGAATAGATATTGCCATAGCGTTAGACGTATCCGGTTCCATGCAGTCGGTAGACTTTACACCTAACCGTTTGGAAGTTGCGCGACAGACTATTCAGGATTTTGTCGATAAGAGGCCAAATGACAGAATATCATTAATTGTTTTTGCCGGAACCGCATATACAAGAGTACCTCTTACCCTGGATCATAATGTGGTTAGAGAGTCGCTTCAAAACGTAAGCTTTGAATCGGTTAACGAGGATGGTACAGCTATAGGTATGGCCATTTCTGTCGGACTCAACCGACTGAAAAAGAGCAACTCTCAATCAAAGGTTATCATTCTTGTTACTGACGGTGCAAATAACGCCGGCTCTATTAATCCCGAAACAGCCAGCGAATTGGCAAAAAATTATGGAATAAAAATCTATACAATAGGTGTAGGTTCGGATAAAACCCTTATCCCTCGTGAATTCTTCGGCATTACTACCTACCAGCAAGCTAATGATAACCTGGATGAAGAACTGCTCACCAGAATTGCAGAAAAAACCCATGGCAAGTACTATAGGGCAAAGGATCCTGAAGCTTTGTCCAAAGTTTTTGCAGACATTGACAAATTTGAAAAAACCGAATTTGAAAAAGATGACTTTAAGCAATATATAGAACTGGCTTATATTTTAATAGCAATTGCCCTTATTTTGTTGGCTATAGGTATTTTTCTCGACCGTTACTACTATATCCATATACCGTAA